ATATCCCAACCCCGACTCTACATCCATTCTAGGAGCATTTCCAGCATCTGGATCCCCATTAGGATTTCCATTCTCCACATCAAAAATCATAACAAAATCATATCTATTATTCAGTGCCATATTATTTTTCCTCCTCTTCTTTACTTGCATTCTTTTCATTTTTTTCAAAAAAGCTCTGATATTGCTGATAATATCCCACTATAAATTCTCCCTGTTCTTTTAATGAAAGCAGTTTAGGAAAACCTCCATTCAATGAATCTATAATCTCACCTATTAATTTATTATAAAAAACAGGATATGAAACTTTCTTCAAGTGTGCCTGTCCTAAACGAAGCAATTTAGGAAAAACCATTTGAGGATTCATAGATGCTGATGAAAAATAAGAATCCTTAATTGTTCGATTAAGGGCATTCTGATATGCCTCCTGCTGCAACTTTTCTAAGACGGCAAAAAGTCTTCCAGACAAATATGCCTGCCCCTTATTTTCTTTATCCAATGCCATTTTTAATTCCTCCTTTTTATAATTTCTGTTAATATATGCTTTTATCATTCCTGCTCTTACACCATTTAACTTTTCACTTCCACTATCCACTCTAACTCTTCGAACTACTGTCTCTAATAAAGCATTTGGATAAGGTGTGTCATAAATAATAGACTCAAATATTTTTGCCGACAATGCTGGATTTATTTTATTATTTTTATCATCTTTCATTCTATACTCCGGAGAAGTCAATTCAAAATAAATACGATGAATCGATACAATATCAAGTCCACCTACTATTTTTAATTCCTGCTGAAATTTTGAAATGTTCCATAATATATCTGCATATTTTTTTCTGAAAATAAATTTCACAGACAGCCTTGAAGAATTTGGTTTCAATCCCAATATGTAAAAATCTACATTTTCATCTATTTTATCCAATTCTAAAAAATGTTCTTTTAACACTTTTCCTTTTTGTCCATCTCTCATAAGTTTTTGAAGTATATTGGAAAGTTCTTTTGCTTTTATTTTATCTGTTGTTTGAGAAAGCATCTTTAGGAATAAATCTTCGTATTCTTCCCCTTTATCCATAGCCCAGAAAACAATTGTCATGCCATCTAACAATATTTTGTGCTTGCTACTACTTAATAAAACATTCAAAGCCTCTGTATATTTTTTCATAACTTTTTCTGAAATATTGCTATTATAGGATTGTTCATTCCCATAAGAGCTTTCTGAATTATTATTAAATCCAATCAACACACTTCCTGTTGCCAGGCCACCATATACTCCCTTTATTTTTCCATGTATTCTTGCTATCGGTTCTTCTTCTCCTGTAATGGCACACTGTGCAAATATTTTTTCGTTTTCCATTTCTCTATCAGTTTTATATACAGCATCCCATTTTTTCTTTAACTCAATATCCTCGTATAATAATGTCGTATCTGATTTTCCTGATAAAGTAAAAGAAAATCCAGAGGTCTCATAATCTTTTCCCAACCCTAAAAGAAATTTATTTTCCAATTCATCTTCTGGATTCCAATTTAATAGGAATTGTCGATAAGCATCTGTTATAGGAGACTTTAAATCTTCGATAAATTCTAAATTTTTCTCTACAAATGCCTTATGAGATTTTTTTGCCTTTCCTGTCCTATCTTCCGTAGATAATTCACCTGTTTTTTTATCTCTATTTAATCCAAAAATGTACAAAGGTCTATGTTCTAAAATATTTGCTTCAATTCCAGATTTTTCTGTCCTTTCTGGCATTTTTACTTCTTTCGGAACTAATTTCTTGACCACTTTTTCTTTTTTAGATTCCGCAATTTCTCTCTGCACATTTATTATATTATCTATCGTTCCTTCCTCCGTCAAAGAAATCAGGTAATGAATCTTTACTTTAGAATATCCTTCTGGAAGAACTTTTCCTTCTGCCGATAAAATATCATAATAATTACATAGTGCCTGAATTAGCATTTAAGTCCCTCCCTGTATTTTTCTACATCAATAACTCCATTTACCATATGCGGGCGATAGTAGAGTGTCGATGCTTTATCTGAAAATTTGGGATTATCCCAGTCTCCATTAATCGGCTTTCCACCATCTTCAAATTGTACTTTATAACTCATAAACCCCAAATCAACATCTCCCATTGCAATAATTTCTTCACTGATCATATTCTCATTAAATTTCTCCAGTAATGAAATACTCTTTATCGGAAATTCACTGCATCCTAAACACGGTGTTCTAAAACATTGTCCCTTTTCTAAACGTCGTTTAATAATATTATAGTGCTTTTTTTCCGCATCCTGCTCCTCTTCATTTTTCAGACCTGTCAATTCAAAATGAAACTCTATCCCATATTTCACATTTTTTAATACCATAGAGGCTCTCTGACTCCTGATTTTCGAGGTATAGATACATGGACTTTCCGCTTTCCCTTTCATTTGATTTTTAACTGCTTTAAATTTCACTTTTTCTTTTACTTCATTTCTTCGTATATTAATAAAATCAATTGGATGGAATACAATAATCTTATCAATTACATATCGAACAGCAGGCTTCCAATACACGCTTTTTAGCATTCCTTCCAACGCTCCCGGAGTAGGTACATCATAGCTTACCCTTTCAACCTTAAGCTCCGGCCTGGTAAAACAGGCATAATCCCCCTCTACTAATACTTTAAATCCATAACTCATTATTCTCCCCTCACTTTCATTATAAAAGATAATCTCTTGCTTCAAATAAAAGACCTATTTCTTCGTCATAATAATCCAAATTAGTAAGACAATAAATGCCTGTCCCAAAGTCATCTACCACATTTTGTTTTATTAAATCGTCCAACTCATTTTTATATAAAGAGCAGGTATAATTCTGTAAGTTCCTCTCATTCACTGTTTGCTTACACTCTAAATCTGCTACCATTTGTCTACTTTTCTCATCTCTTGGAATTACTAGAGAAACTGTTCTACTATCAATCAATTCAAAATTCTTTGCATATTCTTTAAATGGAATATACCTAAAATCATCACACATACAATGCATCGTATTTTGAGATATACTATCTTCCTTAAGCGAAAAAATTCTTTCATAATACTCTTTTATACAAGCAGAATCAGAAATATCTTCATATTTTTTTAATAAATCTCTTGTTATATCCATTTCTACTGATATCGCTTTCTTTTTTGAATCAAGCAATTCAAACACAAACACATCTGCCCTTTTCCTTTTTCCCTCTCTGTTGCATCGTCCTCCTGCCTGTAAAATATTATCCAGTCCTTTTAATTCCCTAAAAACTGTGTACACATCCAAATCTACACCAGCTTCTATTAACGATGTAGAAACAATAGTAATCCTTCTCTCTTCCGGTACATTTTTAAAATCTGTGAATTCTTTTTCCAAGCACTTTAACTCTTTTCTGATATTCTTTAATACGATTGCCCTGTCTAACGCTGTCATATATGTAGATAAATGATACTTTTTCCCCGAAATCTTCTTATATAGTTTCCTTGCTGCTTTTCTTGTATTCACGATGATTAATGAGGATGGGCTTAATGAACTCTTTGCAAGCAGTTCATCTTCTCCTATCTCTCCTAAATAATTATAATTACATTTTTGAAACTTTTTAAATAATGACTTATCTTCTATTAAGTTTACAATTTTACTGTCTGTCACTGCATATTTTCTTATCAAGCTTAAATAATCCGGCATTGTTGCTGTTAGAAAAATCGATTCGCTTTGTAAATATTTGGTAATATATGCAACTGCCTGTAGACATGGCTGTAAATATTCTTCTGGCATCATATGTGCTTCATCAAATATTAAAATACTATCAGCCATATTATGTATCTTACGTAACTTTCCACGCTTGTTTGAATAAATTGACTCAAAAAATTGTACCGTTGTAGTAATAATAAACTTCGTATTTCCCCAGTTTTCTACTGCTACCTTAGCCGCTTTTTTATAATCTTCATCCATTTCATCTATATTTTCATAATCAAATGTAGATTGATGCCTTAATATCTCTAAATTATTTTGAAACAGCTCATTAAAAACTTCTGCAGTCTGATCAATGATACTATTATAAGGTATTACATAAATGA
This Anaerobutyricum hallii DNA region includes the following protein-coding sequences:
- the cas8c gene encoding type I-C CRISPR-associated protein Cas8c/Csd1 — translated: MLIQALCNYYDILSAEGKVLPEGYSKVKIHYLISLTEEGTIDNIINVQREIAESKKEKVVKKLVPKEVKMPERTEKSGIEANILEHRPLYIFGLNRDKKTGELSTEDRTGKAKKSHKAFVEKNLEFIEDLKSPITDAYRQFLLNWNPEDELENKFLLGLGKDYETSGFSFTLSGKSDTTLLYEDIELKKKWDAVYKTDREMENEKIFAQCAITGEEEPIARIHGKIKGVYGGLATGSVLIGFNNNSESSYGNEQSYNSNISEKVMKKYTEALNVLLSSSKHKILLDGMTIVFWAMDKGEEYEDLFLKMLSQTTDKIKAKELSNILQKLMRDGQKGKVLKEHFLELDKIDENVDFYILGLKPNSSRLSVKFIFRKKYADILWNISKFQQELKIVGGLDIVSIHRIYFELTSPEYRMKDDKNNKINPALSAKIFESIIYDTPYPNALLETVVRRVRVDSGSEKLNGVRAGMIKAYINRNYKKEELKMALDKENKGQAYLSGRLFAVLEKLQQEAYQNALNRTIKDSYFSSASMNPQMVFPKLLRLGQAHLKKVSYPVFYNKLIGEIIDSLNGGFPKLLSLKEQGEFIVGYYQQYQSFFEKNEKNASKEEEEK
- a CDS encoding CRISPR-associated helicase/endonuclease Cas3, with amino-acid sequence MEKKYIAHINEELKTEQTVKEHSENVAMLAEEYAVEIFKKIAYVTGLLHDCGKYQESFQKRISGSDIRVEHSTCGVIIVKDMSENKSRYPLGILSRMMEYCIAGHHSGIPDGGTRNDYGTDSTLAGRLKRKFEDFSTYKEELEIPELDEKDFLQFLLSDCDNSEEKVLDKIAFLTRYLFSCLVDADSEDTANFCRVDERPRELKGDFGAALDNVNQKLESFQVETELQTARALLQSQAFENAKKTAEIYLLNMPTGSGKTLASVKIALERVISQKKKRIIYVIPYNSIIDQTAEVFNELFQNNLEILRHQSTFDYENIDEMDEDYKKAAKVAVENWGNTKFIITTTVQFFESIYSNKRGKLRKIHNMADSILIFDEAHMMPEEYLQPCLQAVAYITKYLQSESIFLTATMPDYLSLIRKYAVTDSKIVNLIEDKSLFKKFQKCNYNYLGEIGEDELLAKSSLSPSSLIIVNTRKAARKLYKKISGKKYHLSTYMTALDRAIVLKNIRKELKCLEKEFTDFKNVPEERRITIVSTSLIEAGVDLDVYTVFRELKGLDNILQAGGRCNREGKRKRADVFVFELLDSKKKAISVEMDITRDLLKKYEDISDSACIKEYYERIFSLKEDSISQNTMHCMCDDFRYIPFKEYAKNFELIDSRTVSLVIPRDEKSRQMVADLECKQTVNERNLQNYTCSLYKNELDDLIKQNVVDDFGTGIYCLTNLDYYDEEIGLLFEARDYLL
- the cas5c gene encoding type I-C CRISPR-associated protein Cas5c, yielding MSYGFKVLVEGDYACFTRPELKVERVSYDVPTPGALEGMLKSVYWKPAVRYVIDKIIVFHPIDFINIRRNEVKEKVKFKAVKNQMKGKAESPCIYTSKIRSQRASMVLKNVKYGIEFHFELTGLKNEEEQDAEKKHYNIIKRRLEKGQCFRTPCLGCSEFPIKSISLLEKFNENMISEEIIAMGDVDLGFMSYKVQFEDGGKPINGDWDNPKFSDKASTLYYRPHMVNGVIDVEKYREGLKC